In the genome of Myxococcus stipitatus, one region contains:
- a CDS encoding nuclear transport factor 2 family protein: protein MTSDTLLVRETIERFHDAVNQRDAVRCAALFADRGVWEVAPPFSFRFEGRAEIEKGITGTLGATVFLVQTTGPIVVDLAGAKRATARTSMQEFGRFVDGTGMRVAGTYHDELEKQEDGTWRFLHRRFVASYHDDSPIPGVALSPSSPR from the coding sequence ATGACGAGTGACACACTTCTTGTACGAGAGACCATCGAGCGATTCCACGACGCGGTGAACCAGCGAGACGCTGTTCGGTGCGCGGCGCTCTTCGCTGACCGGGGCGTCTGGGAGGTTGCACCGCCCTTCTCGTTTCGCTTCGAAGGGCGAGCGGAGATCGAGAAGGGAATCACCGGGACGCTCGGCGCGACGGTGTTCCTGGTTCAGACGACGGGCCCCATCGTCGTGGACCTCGCGGGTGCGAAGCGGGCGACGGCTCGAACCTCGATGCAGGAGTTCGGGCGCTTCGTTGATGGGACTGGGATGCGCGTCGCCGGCACCTATCATGACGAACTCGAGAAGCAGGAGGACGGAACGTGGCGTTTCCTTCATCGGCGCTTCGTGGCCAGCTACCACGATG